The Papaver somniferum cultivar HN1 chromosome 6, ASM357369v1, whole genome shotgun sequence genome segment TAACAAACAATATTTATAAGAGAAACATATACTTGATAGGCACCGATAAAGTAGTCAAGTTAAACAAAACTGACTATTCTTTGACTGTTCTAATACTTACCAAGCAGGGGATTGTCATGGATCCACAACAACCGCCTATCAAATGTCCCCGTAGGAAAGGAGTCAAAGGACTTCTACGGGTCCAATCATTTCTTCCAAATATGCAAAGTTGCAGCTTGCAAGGATAAAAAATGACTTTCCTTGTGTAAATTGATAATTGAACTAATGCAACGTAATGTTAGTTTGCACGCTGTGGTAGAGCAAGAGTTTAGTCAACAACGTGCTCTCCGTGGGATCTTAACATAAAACCCTCGTACACCCATGCCCCATGTGACGGCTGAGTCATTTATGTTTTCGTTCTAAAATTCTGAAAATGAGTCTTTATTTTAAACCAACTTGTATACCTACTCTCATCACTTGCCTCTTTATTCATATCAACTTATATAAATATTACCCGCCCTAAAACACAGAAGAAAGGCATAGGCATTTTAGTACACTGTTGACTTCCTTCCTCCGTGTCTACAGTTCTCTCCAGATGACGGTCATATCACCATCTCTCGACGATGAGCGGCTCTTCACTTCCCGTCAAGCGGGCGGTCGGTTTCTTTACAAGATCTATTTCCTGGTTTTTCTTACAGGAATAGTTTCTTTGTTGTACTATCGCGTCACGAATATAGCTTATGATCATCCAGTTCTATGGTTTCTCATAACTTTAGCTGAATTCTGGTTTGGAGTCACTTGGTTCTTACAGCAAGGATTCAGATGGGCACCAACGTATCATGTCGAATACCCAGAACGTCTGGCAGAATCAAATCTACCACCGATTGACGTCTTAGTGTGCACGGCTGATCCAGACAGAGAGCCGCCTTCCATAGTAGCAAACACTCTATTGTCGTTGATGTCTTACGATTATGATGTTAACAAGCTCTCTTACTATATCTCCGATGATGGTGGTTCTCAGTTGACTTTTCACGCCGTTTATCTGGCTTCCATTTTTGCCAAATCTTGGTTGCCTTTCTGTAAGAAATATAATGTAGAACCAAGGTCCCCAAAAGTTTACTTCTCCACTTCATCAACTTCTTCTCCTTCCGGTCAAAGTTTCAGGCAGGAATATGACAAAATTAAGGTACATAAACATCTGTATTTATTATTATCTGAAATAGCTCACTTACGTGTCATACTCAAGTTGCCACTTTTATTTTGTCCTTCTAGTGATATCATATGTGTGGTGGTTAGAGAGGGTACTTGGTTAGGTTAGGATTTATACCCGTTTCAGTGAGTTCGTAACCTTGTGCAAGTTTGACTGTGAAAATGTTTGACTAatatctccattttttttttccttttttgtgtttcgaTTTGTTGAAACTGTTTCATAAACCGGTTGTTGATGCAGGCCAAATTCGAGAAGATGCAAGAGCGGATTGAAAAGGCAGGACAAATACGAAATGTGCCAATTGAAACAAGAAATGAGCACAAGGGCTTCAAGGAGTGGGATACCAAGGTCGACCCTCGTGACCATGCCAGCATAATCGAGGTGAGTGTTTTAGATTTCTTAATCATTTCATCGCAAAACTAGAAACACGTCAATGCAGGAAAAGAAAAATCAGCTGACATGCTATCATCTTTATATCGTCTGATCAGGTTTTGCTGCGTGGAAATGGAGTCGATAAAGATGACGAGGGCAATCCAATGCCATCCCTTGTATATGTCTCCAGAGAAAAACGACCTACTTCCCACCATCGTTTTAAGGCCGGGGCGTTAAACGCCTTGGTACGTACTTCTTCTATTTTAAGATTCACAATTCTGTCTGAACTTCTATTTTACTAGTAGTTACTAATCTAACTGGGAAGCTTTTCTATTTTGTGCAGAACCGAGTGTCGGCATTGATAAGTAATGCCCCGTTAGTTATCAATGTCGACTGCGACATGTATTCTAATAATTCACAAGCACTTCGCCATGCCGTCTGTTATTTCTTAGACCCTAAAGAAAGCCACCGCATCGGCTATGTTCAGTTCCCGCAGAGCTTTGGTGGGATTACGGATAATGATTTGTACGGAAATGGCGTGAAAAGAATTTATGAGGTACTTAAAAAGGAACCAAAGTCATgtcatgtgttttttttttttttttgcctcttATGTGAATTTGTtccctaagagcatccacagtgggcgagtataaccaaaaatttgggatgagatcgtaacacagtgggacggagtaaagatcaaatcccaaccaaagatcaaattccagaccaaatatggtcgcgaccaaatcccaaattctaatatagtcgggcgtaaatttaaagtacgcttgttgctgggcgtaaatttaaagtacgcttgttaacgggcggagatttaaattacgcccgatgaaattttaattaaataataaaaaaaaaagaatgaggcggacttttaaagtccgcctgatgaaagttgcaaagaatggggcggacttttaaagtccgcctgatgaaattttacaaaaaaaaaaaatgaggcggactttaaaagtccgcctgatgaaattttaatcatgtaccgttgcgtcacaacacggactaaacccaaattttggtcttttttttgatctttaatctttggttttgatcgcaccactgcagttgctctaagtgaCATGTTTCTTGTTTTTTAGATTGAATTTTTCGGCACCAATGCACACAATGGGCCTATGTACGCTGGAACTGGTACGATTCACCGTCGGGAGTCTCTTAATGGAAGGAAATATGATCCAAATGTTAAAATCAAATTAGAAGACAAATCAGGTAAAAAatgcacaaaattggttaaaaagatcaaagtcaacaattcctgggtgaaatggacagttagattttgatactttaaatggacaaaaatgtaaaaataggcatgatgtaaccagtttcatcgtgcccattttcaaatattttttcttatttttaatttacacaggatatatcaagtttcatccttgctattttttaaatttaagctaggatgaaaccagtttcatgtTTCATCCGTACTATTTTTtcttggccatttcacccaaactattttttactcgtccatttaacccgtgatttaaaaatatttggacaaatgacccattttccataaAAAATGCAGCAATGATTGTTTCGTGGCTAGAGTTTACAAATATTAACAGATTTATGTATTTAAATGAACCATTATTTAGAAATCAACAAGTGTTTAAACAAATCTGTGTGATGCAGTCAGAGGAAGTAAGAACTGGGTTGAATTGGAGGTTCATGCAAAACTTGTAACAACTTGCACATACGAGGAAGGCAAACCATGGGGGAGTGAGGTATGCATACCCTTGCTAGTTATGATTCATATTCTACTGCCGTTATGATTAatctttcattttatttcttAAAAATCTCCCCCCTCTTTAATGCAAACAAGCCAAAATGATAATCCTTACTCATTTTTTGGTTCACCAAACGGAATAGGACTAAAATGATTAACGGAATAAGGACTTTTTGGTTAATATATATCTAAATAAGTACGGAAACGATTAACAGATTAGggacctaaaaataataatatgtgaAACCGTTTATTTACAGAAACGTCATTTTATAAAAGAGAAGACAAATATTTCAAAACTTCGTATCTTCTAAATGATACGTCGGATTTttgtgaattttatatatttggaaaactCTTTGAATTACCTACTCAACgagtataaataaaaatatcaaaattttactTTTTAATGTATTTATAGTTCTCCAAAAAACTAGCTACTATAATTTAAAGGTAAATTAAAAGAGCCTATGTAACTTTTATATGTTGCCTATATGATACTCAAATCAAATACTTCATTAGATACACTATAAAATTACTTAGAAAAATCTATAGATTATAGTTTGGAATACAAATGATTACCTCGGTTTCATTAAAAGTGATATTTACACTTTTTCATTTTTACCTAATAATAAGccaaatttgaaaataaaatgaaagtacCGATTTTTAACAAACAGAAGGGAAAATTAAGAAAAAGTAATGTCGCCGACGTGCATCGCACGTGCCCACTACTTGTCATGTTAATGCAAGCGAGAATGTCAGTGGCTTACGCGCTTATTTCTGTTCTTGTTTTTGCTACGTAGATGGGACTAATGTATGGAAGTGCAGTTGAGGATGTATACACTGGGCTAGTGTTGCATTCAAGGGGGTGGAACTCGATATTTTGTAGCCCTGAGAGGAAGGCCTTTCTAGGTTTGGCACCAGTTAACACCAACGACACCCTCATTCAACACAAAAGATGGTCAACTGGCTTGCTTGAGATCTTCCTCTCAGATTACTGTCCTATGAGTTTGGCTAATCTTTTTGGAGATGGGAAACTAAAGCTGGGACAAATAATGTGCTACAGTTTCTACACTTTGTGGGCACTCTGGTGCTTACCAATGCTCATTTATGCTGTCGTGCCCCCTCTAGCAATGGTGAACGGGATATCCTTATTTCCAAAGGTCTGTCAGTGAATTTTACACTTAGTTCATACCTCGATGTGCATTTGGTTGCATTATCATGTCGTATTAGATACTTggtttatattatttctagttaatATCTGTTTGgtttattttctgttttgcagGTAACTAACCCTTGGTTTAGGATTTTCATCTTCTTAGGGATTAGCTCTCATGTATTTAGTTTAGCGGAGCTAATGTTGGCTAAAGGGACCTTCAAGATGTGGTGGAACGAAACAAGGATGTGGATGCTGAAAGGAACATCCTCGTACCTGTTTTCAGTTATGGTCACAATTTTGAAAGCATTGGGTATTTCtgaatcagggtttgaaattacTAGCAAAGTCATTGATGAAGAAGCATTAAAGAGATACAACAAAGAAATGATGGAATTTGCAGTCGCATCCCCCATGTTTATTCCACCTATAACTCTGTCGCTGCTGAACTTATACTGTCTTGCAAGGACAGTAGTATCACTAGTCACAGCAACAGTCATGTCCAATAATCTTGAAGAAGCAGAACTCAATACCAGTCTTGGTGTCAGTAACTCATTGGCGTTGGTCCTACAAATAATCATTTCAGGATATATAAGCATTATGAGCTTACCGATATACAAGGCCATGATCTTGAGGATGGATAAAGGTCGCATGCCAACGTCAGTGACCGTGTACTCAATCGGGCTTTGTGTTACTTTGGTCTACCTAGCTTcagttttcatgtgatttgatatgGGACTTTTGTACATTTTAATTTCTAGTCTTTGTATGCTTTTCGAAAGGTCTTCTATTTAGTAGCCTTAATCTGCGAAAGTTACAGTTAGATCTATGTGCACCATTATTCTGGTTTGGGCCAGTGTTGTATATTTTGATTTCTGGAATGTAAGTAGTGCATCTGTTTTCACTCTAAAACAGACATGTGTACTTTGGAAACTTTCACGACCTTGATGCGCTAAAACCAATTGAAAATGACGAGGACACCAAGTATGTACCACAATTTTTTTGTATCGGTTCATAATAGACAAGTCTTGTGTAATCAAAAATACAAAACATAATTTGGACAAGTTTGGCAAGATAAAGAGAGGTCTAGATTTATCTAGGGAGGAGATAAATCAATGATCTTAGTTTGTTTAACTTAAAAACATTAtgaatgttttattaattagtgtcttatTAATTGATCATAATAAATAATTCATTAAATTTTCATTATAAATGtcctcttaattaatctaataaatatgtattttaattaataaataattttaataaaaattatattaatagaaTTAGTGGCGGTAGTGTAAGAAGTAATGGCTGGTAGAAACGGCGGCGGGTGTTAgtgagtggtggtggtggaagaatagTGGCGATGGGTGATTTATGATGGTGTGTGTTGGTGAATAGTTGTGGACAATATAAACAGATACCATATTTTGAGGATGATACCATGCTATTTAGGAAAAAATAATCATAACTGCCGGATCACCTAAATGGTACCCCTGCTACCTTTAGTACCCTATTGTATGAATCATGGTTCTAAATGTTAAAAGAAAATTGATCGCAGTATAAAAGAAAAtataacaataaataaatataatgaaataaattaattaacaacCTAGGTTTGTTCAATTAAAACTTTATACATGGTGTTTATAATTCAAAACTAGAAATACGAAGAACGGCTAACAGGAGGTGGGCGGCGGTTATGCTGGAGAAAGAAATAGTATCATATGATTTTGTGTTGGTGACGGCGGCAGCGGTTGGTGAGTAGTAATAGACTATGTTAATTTTGTGTCGACACAAAATAGGTAACATTATAAACTAAAAGATGTGGTTGACCGTCCTTAATGATAattgagtcaaaaaaaaaagattgtcaCGTCATATAATTACTAAAGGCAAATGGCACAAGTCAAAATCCATACACAAAAAATTACTTATTGTCACGGTAAGGGTTGTACCCTAGCTAGCAGGAATACTTTTCTGTCTATTTGTTTGTACTGTATTATAAAACGAAGCTTCGCGAAGTTAATTAGGAAAGATAAAGACCGGTCCGGGTTTTTCCTCCCAATTAATAAATTCACGGTTACGGTCGATCCTACGAATACACACTTTAATTGAGAGAAATTCATTACATATTCTGTTCATCCCATCTCAAAAGtcaaatcaaaacagagaaatttGATCAACTGAAAATAACAAACCTATCTTACCATAAAAAGAACAATTCATTCTCTCACTCACATCCGTTCGGACGAATAGATTTTGAAAACTTTAATTCCTCACTTTGgagcaaacaaaatcaaaaataaaattaggAAGGGGAGATAGAttgcagaaagaaaaagaaaaagacttgaatccaaaaatatactTTTGGTCAATCTTCTTTCCATGTTCTCTCAATCTTCTTCCACCAAAACGTACATCTCTGACCAATTAATCAAATAACTCTGGGATAATAATATTTGAGAAGACCATTTCTTTTGACATCGGTTCATGTATGAATTTTTGGGGTTTCTATCATTTTTTTGAATTTCATTTATTGTATATTTAACTGAAGTATACATTTTCAACGATAGCCTACTTAATTACAATAATGTCATGGCTGAATTTGGGTGTTTGTATTTTGTTATTAGCCAGATTATGAAAATTTGGCTATCATAGGTCGCCGAGGTTTTAATCTATTTACAAATTTTTGGTCAGAAAGGTGAGATTTTCTGAAgtaccaattttttttctttagactTTAGTGGAAGTAGCATTTTGGATTCATCTTGATAGATACACTTAGCGAGAAACTACTAAAATTACTCAGATTACACATTATAATTTGACTATCGACTAGCATTTAAAATACATGTATATAGCCAGAATGCCCCGTTTTTCAGGCTTCTGTTCGAAAATCCAGAGGAATTTGATTAGATCCAATTTTCACTAAATAATCTAATATAATTATACGTAATTCATATTATGACACGAGTTAATAAACGATCTATTAATTATTGTTTCACAATAATAAatgatttattgatttttttcATCATAAAGTGTTTTATTCATTAGattttcactaattgctcataataaatgatttattaggtttttttaataaaatgttcccttaattaatttaataaatatatattttcattaataaataattttggtaAAAATGAAAATGATATTAATAGACACTTGTGGCGGTAATAGGGGGTGGAAGCAGTGGCGTTCTTAAAAAATGCTGGAAGCGGAAACATTAGTGGTGGTATGAGGCGTATCCAAGCCCAActttaattgttttttattttatttttttatcataaaatgAGCTATTAAGTGTTTTATGCACCATATCCAATTT includes the following:
- the LOC113289966 gene encoding cellulose synthase-like protein E6; translation: MTVISPSLDDERLFTSRQAGGRFLYKIYFLVFLTGIVSLLYYRVTNIAYDHPVLWFLITLAEFWFGVTWFLQQGFRWAPTYHVEYPERLAESNLPPIDVLVCTADPDREPPSIVANTLLSLMSYDYDVNKLSYYISDDGGSQLTFHAVYLASIFAKSWLPFCKKYNVEPRSPKVYFSTSSTSSPSGQSFRQEYDKIKAKFEKMQERIEKAGQIRNVPIETRNEHKGFKEWDTKVDPRDHASIIEVLLRGNGVDKDDEGNPMPSLVYVSREKRPTSHHRFKAGALNALNRVSALISNAPLVINVDCDMYSNNSQALRHAVCYFLDPKESHRIGYVQFPQSFGGITDNDLYGNGVKRIYEIEFFGTNAHNGPMYAGTGTIHRRESLNGRKYDPNVKIKLEDKSVRGSKNWVELEVHAKLVTTCTYEEGKPWGSEMGLMYGSAVEDVYTGLVLHSRGWNSIFCSPERKAFLGLAPVNTNDTLIQHKRWSTGLLEIFLSDYCPMSLANLFGDGKLKLGQIMCYSFYTLWALWCLPMLIYAVVPPLAMVNGISLFPKVTNPWFRIFIFLGISSHVFSLAELMLAKGTFKMWWNETRMWMLKGTSSYLFSVMVTILKALGISESGFEITSKVIDEEALKRYNKEMMEFAVASPMFIPPITLSLLNLYCLARTVVSLVTATVMSNNLEEAELNTSLGVSNSLALVLQIIISGYISIMSLPIYKAMILRMDKGRMPTSVTVYSIGLCVTLVYLASVFM